The following coding sequences lie in one Dunckerocampus dactyliophorus isolate RoL2022-P2 chromosome 4, RoL_Ddac_1.1, whole genome shotgun sequence genomic window:
- the LOC129180073 gene encoding uncharacterized protein LOC129180073 isoform X1, giving the protein MRMILLLVQLATCCAIGSAISCYQCNLGASYFTDWDWGTQCTSTLAPCPNAGDQCSVTKEKGTGAYKMECKADCKADANTKCCDSNGCNKWLDVSKDVPAWKKLEAIKAACDSSSLKNLKDCLEAISSPKTISCYQCDLGENYLTEWSNACSSKLTQCPNAGDQCSVTKGSGQVSYKVGCKAPCTDDDDTKCCNSDGCNNWLDVADTNQHSTVKSACNNNVKQCLDAIIKAKTISCYQCDLEEDYLTSWDWSAKCSPTTCNAGEQCSVTKVKGSGKVTYKMGCKDGCKEDDNTKCCNTDGCNNWLDVSKDADAWKKLEDIKDACSPSSKDLKGCLKAIDPTISGGGGLAGGLGLPLVLAISVIVLVVLG; this is encoded by the exons GCTCAGCTATCAGCTGCTATCAATGTAACCTTGGAGCGTCCTACTTCACCGACTGGGACTGGGGTACTCAATGTACCTCCACCCTCGCCCCATGTCCAAATGCAGGAGATCAGTGCTCCGTCACCAAAGAGAAAG GTACAGGTGCCTATAAGATGGAATGCAAGGCTGATTGTAAAGCTGATGCTAACACTAAGTGCTGTGACTCTAATGGATGCAACAAGTGGCTGGACGTGAGCAAGGATGTACCAGCATGGAAGAAGCTGGAGGCCATCAAGGCAGCTTGCGACTCCAGCAGCCTGAAGAACCTGAAAGACTGCCTGGAAGCCATCTCCTCTCCCAAGA CTATCAGCTGCTATCAATGTGACCTTGGAGAGAACTACCTCACCGAGTGGAGTAATGCATGTTCCTCCAAACTCACCCAATGTCCAAATGCAGGAGATCAGTGCTCCGTCACTAAAGGCTCAG GCCAGGTCTCCTATAAGGTGGGATGCAAGGCTCCTTGTACAGATGATGATGACACTAAGTGCTGTAACTCTGATGGATGCAACAACTGGCTGGACGTGGCTGATACAAACCAACACTCTACTGTCAAGTCAGCATGCAACAATAATGTCAAACAGTGCCTGGATGCCATCATCAAGGCCAAGA CTATCAGCTGCTATCAATGTGACCTTGAAGAGGACTACCTCACCAGCTGGGACTGGAGTGCTAAATGTAGCCCCACCACATGTAATGCAGGAGAGCAGTGCTCCGTCACTAAAGTGAAAG GTTCAGGCAAGGTCACCTATAAGATGGGCTGCAAGGATGGTTGTAAAGAAGATGATAACACTAAGTGCTGTAACACTGATGGATGCAACAACTGGCTGGACGTGAGCAAGGATGCTGATGCATGGAAGAAGCTGGAGGACATCAAGGACGCTTGCAGCCCCTCCAGCAAGGACCTGAAAGGCTGCCTGAAAGCCATCGACCCAACCATcagtggtgggggggggctggCTGGTGGTTTGGGCCTGCCTTTGGTCTTGGCCATCAGCGTGATTGTGTTGGTGGTACTGGGCTAA
- the LOC129180073 gene encoding uncharacterized protein LOC129180073 isoform X2: MRMILLLVQLATCCAIAISCYQCNLGASYFTDWDWGTQCTSTLAPCPNAGDQCSVTKEKGTGAYKMECKADCKADANTKCCDSNGCNKWLDVSKDVPAWKKLEAIKAACDSSSLKNLKDCLEAISSPKTISCYQCDLGENYLTEWSNACSSKLTQCPNAGDQCSVTKGSGQVSYKVGCKAPCTDDDDTKCCNSDGCNNWLDVADTNQHSTVKSACNNNVKQCLDAIIKAKTISCYQCDLEEDYLTSWDWSAKCSPTTCNAGEQCSVTKVKGSGKVTYKMGCKDGCKEDDNTKCCNTDGCNNWLDVSKDADAWKKLEDIKDACSPSSKDLKGCLKAIDPTISGGGGLAGGLGLPLVLAISVIVLVVLG; the protein is encoded by the exons CTATCAGCTGCTATCAATGTAACCTTGGAGCGTCCTACTTCACCGACTGGGACTGGGGTACTCAATGTACCTCCACCCTCGCCCCATGTCCAAATGCAGGAGATCAGTGCTCCGTCACCAAAGAGAAAG GTACAGGTGCCTATAAGATGGAATGCAAGGCTGATTGTAAAGCTGATGCTAACACTAAGTGCTGTGACTCTAATGGATGCAACAAGTGGCTGGACGTGAGCAAGGATGTACCAGCATGGAAGAAGCTGGAGGCCATCAAGGCAGCTTGCGACTCCAGCAGCCTGAAGAACCTGAAAGACTGCCTGGAAGCCATCTCCTCTCCCAAGA CTATCAGCTGCTATCAATGTGACCTTGGAGAGAACTACCTCACCGAGTGGAGTAATGCATGTTCCTCCAAACTCACCCAATGTCCAAATGCAGGAGATCAGTGCTCCGTCACTAAAGGCTCAG GCCAGGTCTCCTATAAGGTGGGATGCAAGGCTCCTTGTACAGATGATGATGACACTAAGTGCTGTAACTCTGATGGATGCAACAACTGGCTGGACGTGGCTGATACAAACCAACACTCTACTGTCAAGTCAGCATGCAACAATAATGTCAAACAGTGCCTGGATGCCATCATCAAGGCCAAGA CTATCAGCTGCTATCAATGTGACCTTGAAGAGGACTACCTCACCAGCTGGGACTGGAGTGCTAAATGTAGCCCCACCACATGTAATGCAGGAGAGCAGTGCTCCGTCACTAAAGTGAAAG GTTCAGGCAAGGTCACCTATAAGATGGGCTGCAAGGATGGTTGTAAAGAAGATGATAACACTAAGTGCTGTAACACTGATGGATGCAACAACTGGCTGGACGTGAGCAAGGATGCTGATGCATGGAAGAAGCTGGAGGACATCAAGGACGCTTGCAGCCCCTCCAGCAAGGACCTGAAAGGCTGCCTGAAAGCCATCGACCCAACCATcagtggtgggggggggctggCTGGTGGTTTGGGCCTGCCTTTGGTCTTGGCCATCAGCGTGATTGTGTTGGTGGTACTGGGCTAA